The DNA window GGACGCGGCGCGGGCCGCGGGTGACGCCTTCCTCTGGGTCGGCATGCACGAACCGACCGAGAAGGAGTTCGAGCACGTCCGGACCGAGTTCGGTCTGCACCCGCTGGCGGTGGAGGACGCCCTGACCGCGCACCAGCGCCCCAAGCTGGAGGTGTACGACGACTCGCTGTTCGTCGTCCTCAAGCCGGTGCTCTACGACGACCACACCGACATCGTCACCACCGGCGAGCTGATGGTGTTCATCGGCGACTCGTTCGTGGTCACCGTCCGGCACGGCGAGGGGGCCGCGCTGGCCGCCGTACGTCGTCGGCTGGAGCACGAGCCGAACGTCCTGAAGAACGGCCCCACCGCCGTGCTGTACGCGGTCTCCGACGCGGTGGTGGACCACTACATCGACGTGGCGGCCGAACTCCAGGCGGACCTGGAGGAGCTCGAGGCGGAGGTCTTCGCGCCGAACGCCCAGGACACCAAGAACACCGCCTCGCGGATCTACGCCTTCAAGCGGCAGGTCCTGGAGTTCCGCCGGGCGACGAGCCCGCTCCTGCAGCCGATGGAGCGGCTCGCCTTCGGCAGGGTGCCCTTCGTGCACGAGCATGCCCAGCCGTTCTTCCGCGACGTGGCCGACCACCTCACCAAGGCGAACGAGTACGTCGAGGGGCTGGACCGGCTGCTGTCGGACGCCCTCGCCGCGCACCTGGCACAGATGGGCGTGCGGCAGAACGACGACATGCGCAAGATCTCGGCCTGGGCGGCGATGGCGGCGGTGCCCACGATGGTGGCGGGGATCTACGGGATGAACTTCGAGCACATGCCCGAACTGACGTGGGGCGTGGGATACCCGGCCGTGGTGCTGGTCATGGTGGGCGCGTGCCTGGGCCTGCACCGGTTGTTCAAGCGGCGGGGCTGGCTGTAGCCCGCCCGGGCCGGCGGCGCCCGGGGTGTCGTCCCGGCCGGGCGGGCCCGCGGCGGCGCCTAGGCGAACTCGGGGGCGGTGACCACGGCGCCGCCCAGGGCGTCGCGCCGCTGGGGCATGCGCAGGTCCACCATGCGGTGCCAGCCGCTGAACCGCTCGTACGCGTACATCCCGCGGATGCCGGCGGCGAGCGCGGCCGCCTTCGGCGCCGGCCAGTGCAGCAGCCGTTCCATGTGCCGCATGACGGCGAGGCTCACGTCTCGGTAGATGCCGATCTCGGCGAGCGCGCTCTCGCGCAGCACCCGGTGGATGGTGGGGCCGTGCCCCGCACGGGCGAGGCGCAGCAACTCCTCGTGGCAGTAGGCGAGGTGGTTGTCCTCGTCGTGGCTGATCATGCGGATGGCCTTGCCGAGCTCGGGATGGTCGCCGAAGTGGCCGACCAGCATGTCCATCTGGTCGGCGGCCCGCTGTTCCGTGACCCGGCTGTGCGCGAGGTAGACCACGATGTCGCGCTCGGTCAGCGGCTCCTCGCGGCGCAGCTTCTCGTGTGCGAGGCCGATGCCGCGCCGCTCCAGGAGCATCGTGTAGTCGGTCTCGGGAGGCACCGGGACGGGCGGCAGACCGCGCTTGCGGAGCAGGGCGTGGAAGATCCGCCCGTGCTTGTCCTCGTCGGCGCCGTGCCGGGTGATCTTGGGCGCGAGGTCGCGCATCCCGTCCGGCACCAGGGCCGCGATGCGCGCGTTCTCCCAGCCGCCCTGGGCCTCCCCGCTGGCGGCGATGGAGCAGAACAGCTGGAAGGAGTCGTCGTTGTCGACGATCTCCTGGAACAGGCTGCGGGCAGAGAGCATGCACCGAGTCAAACGCCGGTCGCCGGGGGCGGCAACCGAGGCGCGGGGCTACTCGCCCGAATGAACGAAACCGGCGGTCGGGCGCCGGTGCGTAACCCGGCGGGCGCCCCGCGCGTTGTTGGCTGTGTCGGCCGTGGCGGGGAAGACCCCCCGAGCCCCCACCACGGCCGCAGACTCCTCCCGGCGCCGCCCGGGCACCGCTCCAGCGGGCTCCGGGCGGCCGGGCCGGGCGGCGGTCAGGCCAGGCCCGCGCGCTCCATGGCCTCGGTGCCGGCGCGCAGGGCGGCGATCCGCTCGTCGAGCGTGAAGCCGGCCGGGGCCAGGGTGAGGGTGGTGACCCCGGCCTCCGCGTAGGCCCGCATCCCGTCCGCGATCCGCTCGACCGGGCCGAGCAGCGTGGTCGAGTCGATCAGGGAGTGCGGCACGGCCGCGGCCGCGCCGGTCTTGTCGCCGCCCAGGTACTTGTCCTGGATCTCCGCGGCTTCCTTCTCGTATCCCATGCGCTGGGCCAGCTGGTTGTAGAAGTTCTGCTTCCGGCTGCCCATGCCGCCCACGTACAGGGCGGTGTAGGGGCGGAACATGTCGGCGAGCGCGGTCACGTCCTCGCCGAGGGCCAGCGGCACGGTCGGGCAGACGTCGAAGCCGTCCATGGTCAGCCCGGCCTTCTCGCGGCCCGCCCGGATGTGGGTGAGCGCGGTGGCCTCCAGGTGTTCGGCGGCCGGGAAGATCAACAGGGCGCCGTCGGCGATCTCGCCGGTCTGCTCCAGGTTCTTGGGGCCGATCGCGGCGATGTAGAGCGGGATGTGCTCGCGCTCGGGGTGCACGGTGAGCTTGATCGGCTTGCCCGGGCCGCCGGGGAGCGGCAGGGTCCAGTGCGCGCCCTCGTACGAGAGGCGCTCGCGGCTCATGGCCTTTCGGACGATCTCCACGTACTCCCGGGTCCGCGCGAGCGGCTTGTCGAACTTGACGCCGTACCAGCCCTCGGAGACCTGCGGGCCGGAGACGCCCAGGCCGAGCCGGAAGCGACCCTTGGTGAGGGAGTCCAGGGTGGCGGCGGTCATGGCCGTCATGGCGGGCTGGCGGGCCGGGATCTGGAGGATCGCCGAGCCGACGTCGATCCGCTCGGTCTGGGCGGCGACCCAGGCGAGGACGGTGGGGGCGTCGGAGCCGTAGGCCTCGGCGGCCCAGCAGACGTCGTAGCCGAGGCGGTCGGCCTCCTGTGCGACGGCGAGGTTGTCGGCGTCCATGCCCGCACCCCAGTAGCCGAGATTGATGCCGAGCCGCATGTGTCGTCCCCTTACCGAATTACCGATCAGTAACGTGCGTGTGCGGGGACTCTAGCGCGCCCGGAGCCCTTCCGTCAGTGCCCCAGTAGTCTCAGCGCTCATGGAGCAGAGGCATCTCGGCCGCACCGGACTGCGCGTTTCCCGGATCGGCCTCGGCACCCTCACCTGGGGCCGCGACACCGGCGAGGAAGCCGCCGCCGAGCAGGTGAAGACGTTCTGGGAGGCGGGCGGCACCCTCGTCGACACGGCCGACGTGTACGCCGGCGGGGAGGCGGAGTACCTCCTGGGCCGGCTGCTGGCGGGGCTCGTCCCGCGCCGGGACCTGGTCATCGCGACCAAGGCGGGCAGCGTGCCCGATCCTGAGCGCCGGTTCGACGGTTCGCGCGGGCACCTGCTGGCCGCGCTCGACGCCTCGCTCGACCGGCTGGGCACCGATCACGTCGACCTCTGGCAGCTGCACGCGTTCGACCCGGTGACCCCGCTGGAGGAGACCCTGCAGGCGCTGGACCTGGCCGTGAGCAGCGGCCGCGCCCGGTACGCCGGGGTGGCGGGCTTCTGCGGCTGGCAGTTGGCGAAGGCGGCGACCTGGCAGCTCGCGGCCCCGGGGGCGCGGACCCGGCTGGCCTCGACCCAGATGGAGTACTCGCTGCTCCAGCGCGGGGTCGAGCGCGAGGTGCTGCCCGCCGCCCTGGACCTGGGTGTCGGCCTCCTGCCCTCGTCCCCGCTGGGGCGCGGGGTCCTGACGGGCAAGTACCGGGGCGGCACCCCGGCGGACTCCCGTGGCGCCTCGCAGTCGCTGGCCGCGCTGGTGGAGCCGTACCTGGACGAGGCCGCGGGCCGGATCGTGGACGCGGTGGTGACGGCGGCTCAGGGACTGGCGGTCACCCCGCTCCAGGTGGCCCTGGCGTGGATCCGGGACCGGCCCGGAGTGGTCGCGCCGATCGTCGGCGCGCGGACGTCGGCGCAGCTCGAGGCGGCGCTGTCAGTCGAGGCCCTTAGTCTTCCCGAGGAGATCTGCCGGGCGCTGGACGATGTGTCGGCTCCCGTGCACCGCTATCCCGATCAGGACTGGAGCACGCTGTGAGTACCGACCGCTCGGCCGAACCCGCTGCCGCGGAGGAAACGGAGGCGACGGCCGTCCCGCCCACGTCCGCTGCCGCGGAGGACTCAGCCGGGCAGGTACCCGCCGACGGGGACACCCCGGCCCCGCAGCCCGCGACGCACGGCGAAACCGGGGGCGGGGCCGGCGAGGCCGCGCACGCTGAAGCCGGGAATGCCGAAGCCGCGCCCGGCGAGGCAGGGGACGGCGAAGCCGGGGACGGGGCCGCCGCAGGCGAGGCCGGGGCGGAGGACGCCGGGGCTGCCAAGCCCGCCGCAGACGAAGCCGGGGCAGACGACGCCGGGGCTGCCAAGCCCGCCGCAGACGAAGCCGGGGCAGACGACGCCGGCACCACCAAGCCCGCCGCAGACGAAGCCGGGGCGGAGGACGCCGGGGCTGCCGAGCCCGCCGCAGGCGACGCGGCTCCCGGGCTGAGCGAGGCCCAGGCCGAGCTGGCCGCGCAGAAGATCGAGCGGGAGCGGATCGCCCGGCGCAAGGCCGAGCGGGAGGCGCCCGTCGAGGCCGGGGCGAAGCTCAGCGGGAAGGCCGCCGACCTGCTGGCCGCCGTACGGGCCGTGGAGAGCGGGGCGAAGCCCCCGTCCGTGTACTTCGACGAAGCCCCGGCCGCCCCGCGCAAGGCGGCCCCCGCTCCCCCGCCACCGCCCCGGGCCAGGGCCGCGCAGGCTCCGGCCGCCGCCCCCGCCGCCGCGGACACCGAAGCCGTACGGGCCGTCCTGGCGCGCGGCGGCGCCCCGGAGGCGCTGGCCGCCCCGGCCGCGGCGGCGCTCGGCGAGGACGCCGCCGGGCGGCTCCTCGAAAACCCCTGGCTGCTCCTGTCGGTCCCCGCCGTCCGCCCGACGCAGGCGGACGGCTTCGCCCGCGCCCTGCTGGGCCCCGAGGCCGGGCCCGGCGACGAGCGCCGCACCGGCGCGCTGGTCGGCTGGCTGCTGGTGCAGGCCGGGCTCAAGGGGCACACCGCGCTGGAGGCCCCGGTCCTGAAGTCGGCGCTGGCCCAGTACGGCGTGCCGGACCCCGACGAGGCCCTCGAAGCGGCCATCGGCGACGGCTCGGTGCTGGTCTTCAACGAGCCGCTGGGCCCGCCCGCCGCCGAGGACGAGGAGCCGCCGGTACGAGTGCTGGTGGGCCTGGAGGGCGCGGCCATGGCCGAGGAGAGCCTGGCCGACGCCCTGGCCCGGATCGCCAGCACCTTCGACGCCCCGGCGGACTGGGAGAAGGCCGCCACCGGACCGGGCGCCGAGCTGATCCGTGCCGTCGCGGGCCACGGCCTGGTCACCCACACCGGCGGCGAGGCCGCCCGGGTCGAACCGCTCGCCCTGCTGGCCGCCGCCCGGGAGTTCGGCCTGCGGGTCTGCCTTGCCGCGCACGTGCCACCGGCCGGCGGGGTCACCGTCGCCGGGCTGCTCTCGGGGGCGGAGGGGCCGGGCCGGGACGCCGACGGGCAGTTCGCGCTGGACCTGCTGGTGGTCCTGGACGCGCCCCAGCTGGACGTGGACACCGCGGTTGCACTGGTGGAGTCCGTCCCCGACGGGGCTCGTCTGGTGCTCTCCGGGGATCCCGGAGTGCTCGGGTCCGCCGGGGCCGGGCGGGTGTTCGCCGATCTGCTGGCCGCCCGTACCTGCCCCCAGGTGGTCTCCCGCGTCCCGGACCCCGGTCCGCTCGGCGAGCTGGTCTCGGGGGTCGGCATCGGTGAGCTGAACCAGGTCGACGCCCCCGGCAAGGAGGTCGTCATCGTCCCCGTGCGCGACGCCGGGGAGGCCGTGCACCGGACCGTGCAGCTGGTCGCCGAGTCGGTGCCGCGGGCCTTCGGGATCCCGGCGGACAGCGTGCAGGTGATCACCCCAGGCCACGGCGGCCCGGCGGGCACCCGGGCGCTGAACGCCGCCCTCAAGGAGCGGCTGAACCCCGGCCCCGGCCGGTTCGGCGGCTTCGATCCCGGGGACCGGGTGGTGTACGTGCCCTCCCCCGGGCGCGCCCTGCCGGCCCGAGTGGTGTCGGCCGACGCGGAGGGGCTGCGCCTGGAGCGCGCGGGCGCGCCGGTCGTCGTACCGAAGGAGCTGGTGGAGTCGCAGGTCCGGCACGGCTGGGCGGTGACCGCGCACCAGGCGGTCGGCGCCCGCTGGCCGGCGGTGGTCGTCGTACTGCCGGGGGACGCGGCGCAGGCCCTGTCCCGGGACTGGGTGTACACGGCGTTCGGGCGGGCCGAGCGGCACCTGTCCGTGGTGCACGGGGTGGACCAGGCGCTGCCGCGTGCGGTGGCCGAGGTGCCGCCGAAGCCCCGGACGACCCGGCTGACGGGCCTGCTGACCGCCCTGGCCACGGCGGGCGAGCAGCCGGAGTGACGTGACGCGAAGCGGCCCCTCGCAGTCGACTGCGAGGGGCCGCTTCCTTTGTGTTCGGGTCCCGCTCGGGGCCGCCGCTCAGGCCGGGGTCAGCCCCGGCCGCGCGGGCTGGTCCTCGTCGGTGTGCCCGACCTCGTCCGCGTCCTCGTCCGCGTCCTCACCGAACTCGTCGGTCTCCTCGTCGAAGACGGAGCTGACGTCGAACCGGTGCATGACGTCCTCCGGATCGGTGTGCCCGAAGGGCGAGTTGAGCCACTCCCCCGGCTCCGCCATCTCCTCCGAGGCCGCGATCCACAGGGTGGAGTCGCCCTCCTCCAGCCCGAACTCCTTGTAGCGGGAGGCGATCTCGTCGGGCTCGTACTCCCCGAACAGGACACCCAGCGCGCCGGCGGTTCCGCCGTCGTGGACGAGTTCCGCGTCCCGGTCGTGCGCGGCGACCCGCTCGGCCTGGGCGATCAGCCTCGGCGGCTCGACCACGGCGTAGTCGCGGCGGATGAACACGCTGAACGCGGCGGGCTCGGCGGGACCGGTGTAGGGGACCCCGTCCTCGGGGTCGGGAATCTCGAAGGGGGTGACCTCGTCGTAGCGGTCGTAGAGGAGTTCGTCATACTCCTCGGCCGCGGCGGCGAGTTCGTTGAACGCGGCGTAGACGTCGGGGTCCTCGTCCCCGGTCCTGCGCTCGACCGCGGCGAGGTGCCGGTCGAGCGCTTCCTTGACCGCCTCGGCGGCGGCGCGTACCTCGGCAGCAGTGGGCAGAGCGGCATCAGACATAGGGGAGACGCTATCCGTAGCGGGGCTCTGCCCGCACAATAGATGCGATGCCGGAATACGAATTTGTCGACGTGTACGTGCCCCGCGGCGTCCCCCGCAAGGAGGCGACCCGCCTGCTGACCGATCATGCCGAGTACGGGAACTGGGAACTCGACCGCCTGACCCTGCACCGGGACGGCAGCCGCCGTGTGCGACTGCGCCGCCGGATCATCCGCCAGGTCCGCGCGACCTGGTGACGCGGGCCCCGGGGGCGGGGCCCGCGTCGCGCACGGCCGTCAGGCGGCCGAGCGGGCGCGCCGGTAGAGCACGGTGCCGGCCAGCAGCAGGCCGCCGGCGAGCGGCAGGCCGGCGGTCAGGACGTCACCGGAGCCGGTGGCGGCGAGGCGGGTCTCCGTGTCCGGGGTGACCGGCGTGACCGGACCCGTGGCCGGGCCGGTGCCGGTGCCCGGCGCGCCGGGCGTACCCGGGGTCTGACCGCCCGGGGTACCGGGAGTGCCCGGGTTTCCGTTGCCCGGGTTCCCGTTGCCCGGGTTCCCGTTACCGGGGTTCCCGTTACCGGGGTTCCCGTTCCCCGGGTTCCCATTGCCCGGGTTCCCATTGCCGGGGTTCCCGTTACCGGGGTTTCCGTTGCCCGGGTTCCCGTTGCCCGGCGTGCCGGGGTGGTCGTCGCACGGTTCGTCGTCGTCGTGCCCCGGGTGGCCGGGGCTGCCCGGGTTCCCCGGGAGGTGAGGCGTGTCGGGCAGGTCCGGGCGGCCGGGCCCGCCGTGGTGGCCCGAGCCGTTGAAGCAGTGGTTCCCGAAGGCCGGATTGAGGCCTCCCACCACGTTCACCGTGTTCCCGCAGGCGTTCACGGGCGCGTCCACGGGCACCTGCACGCTGTTTCCGGACAGCAGTCCGGGCGAATTCGCGGCGTGCCCCGAGGCGCCGGAGTCCGCTTGCGCGTACCCCCCGCCCATCGCGAGGACACCCCCCGCGGCAGCCATGGTGATCAGGGTCTTCCTGGTGGCCTGTGCCGGTCGTCGCATATGTACTCGTCCCCTGGTGTGTACGTCCAGGCTCCCCCGCCTGGTCCGCCGAAAGTGAGAATCCGGGCCGGAAAAGCCCGGTGGCCCCGGAACGCTGGAATGCGCTCCGGGGCCAAAGACTTCAGACGCGTCAGGCGTTGACGCAGGTGTTGCCGAAGGCCGGGTTCAGCAGGCCGATCACGTTGACCGTGTTGCCGCAGACGTTCACGGGGATGTGAACCGGGACCTGGACGACGTTGCCGGACAGGACACCCGGGGAGCCGATGGCCGCACCCTGGGCACCCGCGTCGGCGACAGCCAGACCCGCACCCGCGAGAACCAGGCCACCGGTGGCAGCCGCAGCGGCGACAACCTTCTTGATCATTGTTCCTCCTAGTAGGCAATTGCGGTCCCAGCCGCGGACCGCACCACCTGTAACGAGGAGGGATCACCAGGGCTACGAGCGTATGAGCGCATTCACCCTTCCCAGTGGTCTGCGCACACCTTTGCGATTCTCAGGCGTTGTCAATGAATCGGTCGAGAACGCGGACGCCGAACTTCAGCCCGTCGACCGGCACCCGCTCGTCCACGCCGTGGAACATTCCGGCGAAGTCCAGCTCGGGCGGCAGCTGCAGCGGCGCGAAGCCGAAGCAGCGGATGCCGAGGTCGTCGAAGGACTTGGCGTCCGTGCCGCCCGAGAGCATGTACGGGACGGCCCGCGCGATCGGGTCCTCGGCCTTCAGGGCCCCCTGCATCGCGTCGACCAGACGGCCGTCGAAGTCGGTCTCCAGGGCCTTGTCCCCGTGCACGTCCTCCCGCTTGACCCGGGGGCCGAGGACGCGGTCGAGGTCGGCGAAGAACTCGTCCTCGTAGCCCGGCAGGAAGCGGCCGTCGACATGGGCCGTGGCCTGGCCGGGGATGACGTTGACCTTGTAGCCGGCGCCGAGCATCGTCGGGGCGGCCGAGTTGCGCAGGGTCGCGCCGACCATCTTGGCGATGCCGCCGAGCTTGGCGAGCGTGGCATCCATGTTGTCCGGGTCCAGCGGGGTCCCCAGCGCGTCCGAGAGCTCGTCCAGGAAGCTCCGTACGGTCTTGGTCACGCGCACCGGCCACTGGTGGCGCCCGAGCCGCCCCACCGCCTCGCACAGCTCCGTGATGGCGTTGTCGTTGTTGGTCATGGAACCGTGGCCCGCGGTGCCCTCCACCGTGAGCCGCATCCAGTGCATGCCCTTCTGGGCGGTCTCCACGAGGTAGAGCCGCAGGTTCTCGTTCACCGTGAAGGAGAAGCCGCCGACCTCGCCGATCGCCTCGGTGACGCCCTCGAAGAGCCCCGGGTGCTTGTCGACCAGGTGCCGGGCCCCGTACACGCCGCCGGCCTCCTCGTCGGCGAGGAAGGCGAGCACGATGTCGCGCGGGGGCTTGCGGCCGCTGCGCATGCGGTCGCGTACGACGGCCAGCGTCATCGCGTCCATGTCCTTCATGTCGACGGCGCCGCGGCCCCACACGCAGCCGTCGGCGATCTCGCCCGCGAAGGGGTCGTACGTCCAGTCGGCCGCGTTGGCCGGGACCACGTCGGTGTGCCCGTGGATCAGCAGCGCGGGCCGCGAGGGGTCCTCGCCCTCGATGCGCGCCACGGTCGAGGCCCGCCCCTTGTGGGATTCGAAGATCTGCGGCTCCAGCCCGACCTCGGCGAGCTTCTCGGCCACCCACTCGGCCGCCTTGCGCTCGCCGGGACCCGAGTGGTCTCCGTAGTTGCTGGTGTCGATCCGAATGAGGTCCCGGCAGAGGTCGACGACCTCGTCCTCGCCCGAGACGGTCCTGCCCGCGCTCGACTCGCTCACGCTGCTTCCTCCCACTGACCACTGATCGGTACCGAACTGCCTCCATCCTCCCGCTCGGAACCGTTCTCCCCAAGGGCACTCCCAGGCCACACGGGGGTGTGATCGGGGACCCCGGAATGTTTGGTAATGTTTTCCACGTCGGAACGGCCCGCGAGGGTCGCGAGACAGACACCTTGTCCGGGTGGCGGAATGGCAGACGCGCTAGCTTGAGGTGCTAGTGCCCTTTATCGGGCGTGGGGGTTCAAGTCCCCCCTCGGACACAGAAGAAGGACCCCGCTTCGGCGGGGTCCTTTTCGTTGTCCCCGGTGCGCGGACGCCGAAAGCCGCTCACGGAGCCCCGGGCGAGGGGCCCCGTGAGCGGCCGGGACGGTCAGTCGCGGGCCGCGGCGATCTCCGCCACCCGGCGGCGCACGAGGAACCAGCCGCCGACCAGGGCCGCGCCGATGGCGGGGACGAACATGACCGTGGTGCGGCCCACGCCTCCGTCGCACCACATCAGCACGAGGACCGTGAGGAGGAAGACCAGGGTCACGAGCTGGGTGTAAGGGGCCCAGGGCAGCCGGTAGGCGGGGCGTTCGACGCGGCCCTGCTGCGCGCGGCGCCAGAAGTGGAGCGAGCAGATCATGACCATCGCCCAGGTGCCGAGGATGCCCAGCGAGGCGAAGTTCAGGACGATCTCGAAGGCCTCCTCCTCCATGAAGTAGTTCAGGGCGACGCCCGCGACGCCGAAGGCGGCGGTGAACAGGACGCCGCCGTAGGGGACCTTGCCCTTGTTCATGACGCCGGTGAACCTCGGGGCGGAGCCGGACAGGGCCATGGAGCGCAGGATGCGGCCGGTGGAGTAGAGGCCGGAGTTCAGGCTGGAGAGGGCCGCCGTCAGCACGACCAGGTTCATGACGCCCGCGGCGCCGGGGACCCCGAGCTTGTCGAAGACGGTGACGAAGGGGCTCTGGTCGGAGGAGTACGCCGTGTACGGGAGCAGCAGCGCGAGCAGGACCACGGAGCCGACGTAGAAGAGGCCCACGCGCCACATGATCGAGTTGATCGCCTTCGGCATGATCTTCTCGGGGTTCTCGGTCTCGCCGGCGGCGACGCCGCAGAGCTCGACGGAGGCGTACGCGAAGACCACGCCCTGGATCACCAGGAGCATCGGCAGGACGCCGGACGGGAAGATGCCGCCGTTGTCGGTGACGGTGGACAGGCCCGGGGTGTGGCCGCCGATCTCGTGGCTGGTGGCCACGAGCCAGATGCCGACGATCAGGAAGATGACCAGGGCGGCGACCTTGACCAGGGAGAACCAGAACTCCATCTCGCCGAAGTACTTCACCGAGATCAGGTTCGCGGTGAGGACGACGGCGAGGGCGATGAAGGCGAGGACCCACTGGGGGACGTCGGTGAACAGCGACCAGAAGTGGGCGTAGGTCGCGGCGGCCGTGATGTCGGCCACAGTGGTGGTGGACCAGTTGAGGAAGTAGAGCCAGCCCGCCGTGTAGGCGCCCTTTTCTCCCATGAACTCGCGCGCGTACGAGACGAAGGCGCCCGAGGAGGGCCGGTAGAGCACGAGCTCGCCGAGGGCCCGGACGACGAAGAAGGCGAAGACGCCGCACACCGCGTAGGCGATCGCCAGGGAGGGGCCGGCCCCCGCGAGGCGGCCTCCGGCGCCGAGGAACAGGCCGGTGCCTATCGCCCCGCCGATCGCGATCATGTTGATGTGGCGGGACTTGAGGTCCTTGCTGT is part of the Streptomyces subrutilus genome and encodes:
- the corA gene encoding magnesium/cobalt transporter CorA, with product MRRVIVDCAIYRNGRRAEGPEDFSEALDAARAAGDAFLWVGMHEPTEKEFEHVRTEFGLHPLAVEDALTAHQRPKLEVYDDSLFVVLKPVLYDDHTDIVTTGELMVFIGDSFVVTVRHGEGAALAAVRRRLEHEPNVLKNGPTAVLYAVSDAVVDHYIDVAAELQADLEELEAEVFAPNAQDTKNTASRIYAFKRQVLEFRRATSPLLQPMERLAFGRVPFVHEHAQPFFRDVADHLTKANEYVEGLDRLLSDALAAHLAQMGVRQNDDMRKISAWAAMAAVPTMVAGIYGMNFEHMPELTWGVGYPAVVLVMVGACLGLHRLFKRRGWL
- a CDS encoding LLM class F420-dependent oxidoreductase, translated to MRLGINLGYWGAGMDADNLAVAQEADRLGYDVCWAAEAYGSDAPTVLAWVAAQTERIDVGSAILQIPARQPAMTAMTAATLDSLTKGRFRLGLGVSGPQVSEGWYGVKFDKPLARTREYVEIVRKAMSRERLSYEGAHWTLPLPGGPGKPIKLTVHPEREHIPLYIAAIGPKNLEQTGEIADGALLIFPAAEHLEATALTHIRAGREKAGLTMDGFDVCPTVPLALGEDVTALADMFRPYTALYVGGMGSRKQNFYNQLAQRMGYEKEAAEIQDKYLGGDKTGAAAAVPHSLIDSTTLLGPVERIADGMRAYAEAGVTTLTLAPAGFTLDERIAALRAGTEAMERAGLA
- a CDS encoding aldo/keto reductase — encoded protein: MEQRHLGRTGLRVSRIGLGTLTWGRDTGEEAAAEQVKTFWEAGGTLVDTADVYAGGEAEYLLGRLLAGLVPRRDLVIATKAGSVPDPERRFDGSRGHLLAALDASLDRLGTDHVDLWQLHAFDPVTPLEETLQALDLAVSSGRARYAGVAGFCGWQLAKAATWQLAAPGARTRLASTQMEYSLLQRGVEREVLPAALDLGVGLLPSSPLGRGVLTGKYRGGTPADSRGASQSLAALVEPYLDEAAGRIVDAVVTAAQGLAVTPLQVALAWIRDRPGVVAPIVGARTSAQLEAALSVEALSLPEEICRALDDVSAPVHRYPDQDWSTL
- a CDS encoding ATP-dependent DNA helicase codes for the protein MSTDRSAEPAAAEETEATAVPPTSAAAEDSAGQVPADGDTPAPQPATHGETGGGAGEAAHAEAGNAEAAPGEAGDGEAGDGAAAGEAGAEDAGAAKPAADEAGADDAGAAKPAADEAGADDAGTTKPAADEAGAEDAGAAEPAAGDAAPGLSEAQAELAAQKIERERIARRKAEREAPVEAGAKLSGKAADLLAAVRAVESGAKPPSVYFDEAPAAPRKAAPAPPPPPRARAAQAPAAAPAAADTEAVRAVLARGGAPEALAAPAAAALGEDAAGRLLENPWLLLSVPAVRPTQADGFARALLGPEAGPGDERRTGALVGWLLVQAGLKGHTALEAPVLKSALAQYGVPDPDEALEAAIGDGSVLVFNEPLGPPAAEDEEPPVRVLVGLEGAAMAEESLADALARIASTFDAPADWEKAATGPGAELIRAVAGHGLVTHTGGEAARVEPLALLAAAREFGLRVCLAAHVPPAGGVTVAGLLSGAEGPGRDADGQFALDLLVVLDAPQLDVDTAVALVESVPDGARLVLSGDPGVLGSAGAGRVFADLLAARTCPQVVSRVPDPGPLGELVSGVGIGELNQVDAPGKEVVIVPVRDAGEAVHRTVQLVAESVPRAFGIPADSVQVITPGHGGPAGTRALNAALKERLNPGPGRFGGFDPGDRVVYVPSPGRALPARVVSADAEGLRLERAGAPVVVPKELVESQVRHGWAVTAHQAVGARWPAVVVVLPGDAAQALSRDWVYTAFGRAERHLSVVHGVDQALPRAVAEVPPKPRTTRLTGLLTALATAGEQPE
- a CDS encoding DUF5703 family protein; translated protein: MPEYEFVDVYVPRGVPRKEATRLLTDHAEYGNWELDRLTLHRDGSRRVRLRRRIIRQVRATW
- a CDS encoding chaplin codes for the protein MAAAGGVLAMGGGYAQADSGASGHAANSPGLLSGNSVQVPVDAPVNACGNTVNVVGGLNPAFGNHCFNGSGHHGGPGRPDLPDTPHLPGNPGSPGHPGHDDDEPCDDHPGTPGNGNPGNGNPGNGNPGNGNPGNGNPGNGNPGNGNPGNGNPGNGNPGNGNPGTPGTPGGQTPGTPGAPGTGTGPATGPVTPVTPDTETRLAATGSGDVLTAGLPLAGGLLLAGTVLYRRARSAA
- the chpH gene encoding chaplin ChpH, translating into MIKKVVAAAAATGGLVLAGAGLAVADAGAQGAAIGSPGVLSGNVVQVPVHIPVNVCGNTVNVIGLLNPAFGNTCVNA
- a CDS encoding M20/M25/M40 family metallo-hydrolase, whose protein sequence is MSESSAGRTVSGEDEVVDLCRDLIRIDTSNYGDHSGPGERKAAEWVAEKLAEVGLEPQIFESHKGRASTVARIEGEDPSRPALLIHGHTDVVPANAADWTYDPFAGEIADGCVWGRGAVDMKDMDAMTLAVVRDRMRSGRKPPRDIVLAFLADEEAGGVYGARHLVDKHPGLFEGVTEAIGEVGGFSFTVNENLRLYLVETAQKGMHWMRLTVEGTAGHGSMTNNDNAITELCEAVGRLGRHQWPVRVTKTVRSFLDELSDALGTPLDPDNMDATLAKLGGIAKMVGATLRNSAAPTMLGAGYKVNVIPGQATAHVDGRFLPGYEDEFFADLDRVLGPRVKREDVHGDKALETDFDGRLVDAMQGALKAEDPIARAVPYMLSGGTDAKSFDDLGIRCFGFAPLQLPPELDFAGMFHGVDERVPVDGLKFGVRVLDRFIDNA
- a CDS encoding amino acid permease — translated: MSDRTLTEAPAPASSRHVDAGDEGYSKDLKSRHINMIAIGGAIGTGLFLGAGGRLAGAGPSLAIAYAVCGVFAFFVVRALGELVLYRPSSGAFVSYAREFMGEKGAYTAGWLYFLNWSTTTVADITAAATYAHFWSLFTDVPQWVLAFIALAVVLTANLISVKYFGEMEFWFSLVKVAALVIFLIVGIWLVATSHEIGGHTPGLSTVTDNGGIFPSGVLPMLLVIQGVVFAYASVELCGVAAGETENPEKIMPKAINSIMWRVGLFYVGSVVLLALLLPYTAYSSDQSPFVTVFDKLGVPGAAGVMNLVVLTAALSSLNSGLYSTGRILRSMALSGSAPRFTGVMNKGKVPYGGVLFTAAFGVAGVALNYFMEEEAFEIVLNFASLGILGTWAMVMICSLHFWRRAQQGRVERPAYRLPWAPYTQLVTLVFLLTVLVLMWCDGGVGRTTVMFVPAIGAALVGGWFLVRRRVAEIAAARD